One window from the genome of Thermaerobacter marianensis DSM 12885 encodes:
- the topA gene encoding type I DNA topoisomerase — translation MPKTLIIVESPAKAKTIKKFVGRDYTVEASMGHVRDLPKSQLGVDVDDHFTPHYITIRGKGKLIERLRQQARQADRVLLATDPDREGEAISWHLCQLLEIPQDSPCRIVFHEITRDAVRRALKEPRPIEENLVDAQQARRVLDRLVGYKLSPLLWRKVRRGLSAGRVQSVAVRLIVDREEEIEAFTPQEYWTLEADLQRRAGGEVFTARYHGDAEGKKDLPNRDAVDRLLADLEGRSFTVLGVERKERRRNPAPPFTTSTLQQEASRKLGFSVRRTMRIAQELYEGIELRGEGAVGLVTYIRTDSTRIADQALDEAAAYIAERFGPEFSAPRKQAGRRQAQAQDAHEAIRPTSVAREPDAIKDDLTPDQYKLYRLIWERFVASQMAPAILDTVTVEIGAGPHRFRATGSTVKFPGFMQLYVEGRDEGTEGEGDEGEGMLPELAEGDALDVRALRPEQHFTQPPPRYTEAMLVRALEEKGIGRPSTYAPIIETIQERGYVVKEDRRFRPTELGRVVTALLKEHFPDIVDVEFTARMEADLDRIEEGERNWEDVVRDFYGPFSETLSRAERQIQRVTLPVEETDEICEKCGRRMVIKHGRYGRFLACPGFPECRNTKPLVEKTGARCPRCGGEMVQRRSRKGRVFYGCSNYPECDFTTWDRPTAETCPECGTFLVEKRSRQGVRLVCANPQCNYEREAAGETAGAGAGSGRR, via the coding sequence TTGCCGAAGACGCTCATCATCGTCGAGTCGCCGGCGAAGGCGAAGACGATCAAGAAATTCGTCGGGCGCGACTATACCGTCGAGGCCTCGATGGGCCACGTGCGCGACCTGCCCAAGAGCCAGCTGGGCGTCGACGTGGACGATCACTTCACGCCCCACTACATCACCATCCGGGGCAAGGGCAAGCTCATCGAGCGCCTGCGCCAGCAGGCGCGCCAGGCCGACCGGGTGCTGCTGGCCACCGACCCGGACCGGGAAGGGGAGGCCATCTCCTGGCACCTGTGCCAGTTGCTTGAGATCCCCCAAGATTCCCCCTGCCGCATCGTCTTCCACGAGATCACCCGGGACGCGGTGCGGCGGGCGCTGAAAGAACCGCGACCCATTGAGGAGAATCTGGTGGACGCCCAGCAGGCGCGCAGGGTGCTGGACCGGCTGGTGGGGTACAAGCTGAGCCCGCTGCTGTGGCGCAAGGTACGGCGCGGCCTCTCCGCGGGCCGCGTCCAGTCGGTGGCGGTGCGGCTCATCGTCGACCGCGAGGAAGAGATCGAAGCCTTCACGCCCCAGGAGTACTGGACCCTGGAAGCCGATCTCCAGCGGCGGGCCGGGGGCGAGGTCTTTACCGCCCGCTATCACGGCGACGCGGAGGGCAAGAAGGATCTGCCGAACCGGGACGCGGTGGACCGCCTGCTGGCCGATCTGGAGGGCCGGTCTTTTACCGTCCTGGGCGTCGAGCGCAAGGAGCGGCGGCGGAACCCCGCGCCACCCTTCACCACCTCGACGCTGCAGCAGGAGGCCTCGCGCAAGCTGGGCTTCTCGGTCCGGCGCACCATGCGCATCGCCCAGGAACTGTACGAGGGCATCGAGCTGCGGGGCGAGGGAGCGGTGGGTCTCGTCACCTACATCCGCACCGACTCGACGCGCATCGCCGACCAGGCGCTGGACGAGGCGGCGGCCTACATTGCCGAGCGCTTCGGGCCGGAGTTCTCGGCGCCGCGCAAGCAGGCGGGCCGCCGTCAGGCCCAGGCCCAGGACGCCCACGAGGCGATCCGGCCCACCTCGGTGGCGCGGGAGCCCGACGCCATCAAGGACGACCTGACCCCGGACCAGTACAAGCTGTACCGGCTGATCTGGGAGCGGTTCGTCGCCAGCCAGATGGCCCCGGCGATCCTGGACACGGTCACCGTGGAGATCGGCGCCGGCCCCCACCGCTTCCGGGCCACCGGTTCTACCGTCAAGTTCCCGGGGTTCATGCAACTCTACGTCGAGGGCCGGGACGAGGGGACCGAAGGCGAGGGCGACGAGGGCGAGGGCATGCTGCCCGAGCTGGCGGAGGGCGACGCTCTCGACGTCCGGGCGCTGCGGCCGGAACAGCACTTCACCCAGCCGCCGCCCCGCTACACCGAGGCCATGCTGGTGCGGGCCCTGGAGGAGAAGGGTATCGGGCGGCCCAGCACCTATGCGCCGATCATCGAGACCATCCAGGAGCGGGGCTACGTGGTCAAGGAAGACCGCCGCTTCCGGCCGACGGAACTGGGCCGGGTGGTGACGGCCCTGCTCAAGGAGCACTTCCCGGACATCGTCGACGTGGAGTTCACCGCCCGCATGGAAGCGGACCTGGACCGCATCGAAGAAGGCGAGCGGAACTGGGAGGACGTGGTCCGCGACTTCTACGGCCCCTTCAGCGAGACGCTCAGCCGGGCCGAGCGGCAGATCCAGCGGGTGACCTTGCCCGTCGAGGAGACCGACGAGATCTGCGAGAAGTGCGGGCGGCGCATGGTGATCAAGCACGGGCGATACGGCCGCTTCCTGGCCTGCCCGGGCTTTCCCGAGTGCCGCAACACCAAGCCCCTGGTGGAGAAGACCGGCGCCCGCTGCCCGCGTTGCGGCGGCGAGATGGTGCAGCGCCGTTCCCGCAAGGGGCGGGTCTTCTACGGTTGCAGCAACTATCCCGAGTGCGACTTCACCACCTGGGACCGTCCGACGGCGGAGACGTGCCCCGAGTGCGGCACCTTCCTGGTAGAGAAGCGCTCCCGCCAGGGGGTGCGCCTGGTGTGCGCCAACCCCCAGTGCAACTACGAGCGCGAGGCCGCCGGGGAGACCGCCGGCGCCGGTGCCGGGTCGGGGAGGCGTTGA
- the trmFO gene encoding methylenetetrahydrofolate--tRNA-(uracil(54)-C(5))-methyltransferase (FADH(2)-oxidizing) TrmFO, translated as MATHVTVIGGGLAGSEAAWQVARRGVPVRLYEMRPVKSTPAHHTGNLAELVCSNSLRGAQLDQAPGLLKEEMRRLGSLIMEAADASAIPAGSALAVDREEFSRRVTEAIENHPLIEVVREEVTEPPAEGPVIIATGPLTSDALSAWIRAFTGEEYLAFFDAAAPIVTYESLDLSKLFRASRYGKGSGDDYLNSPMTREEYEAFWKALVEAEKHVPHDFEQGLFFEGCLPIEEMARRGPDTLRYGPLKPVGLVDPRTGREPYAVVQLRRDNRYGTLYNLVGFQTSLKWGEQKRVFRMIPGLENAEFARYGVMHRNTFICSPKILHPTMQTRKRPDLFFAGQITGVEGYIESAATGIVAGINAARLVRGEEPVAFPPETAHGALTRYITEAHPDHFQPMNIAFGLLPPLERRVRDPRRRKLLMAERALAALERFAPARLPETAPGAVPAAVAATGAEPERAADPDAAVEPAGAADATSASAARGATDPAATDHRPARNRGPATPEPVSGR; from the coding sequence ATGGCGACCCACGTGACCGTCATCGGCGGCGGCCTGGCGGGTAGCGAGGCCGCGTGGCAGGTGGCCCGCCGGGGCGTTCCCGTTCGCCTCTATGAGATGCGGCCGGTGAAGTCCACGCCGGCCCACCACACGGGCAACCTGGCGGAACTGGTCTGCAGCAACTCCTTGCGGGGCGCCCAGCTGGACCAGGCGCCTGGACTTTTAAAGGAAGAGATGCGCCGCCTTGGCAGCCTCATCATGGAGGCGGCCGATGCCAGTGCCATCCCGGCGGGCAGCGCGCTGGCCGTGGACCGGGAGGAGTTCTCCCGCCGGGTGACCGAGGCCATCGAAAACCACCCGCTGATCGAGGTGGTGCGGGAAGAGGTGACGGAACCGCCGGCGGAGGGGCCGGTGATCATCGCCACGGGTCCGTTGACCTCCGACGCCCTGTCGGCGTGGATCCGTGCCTTCACGGGCGAGGAGTACCTGGCCTTCTTCGACGCGGCGGCGCCCATCGTCACCTACGAGTCCCTGGACCTGTCCAAGCTCTTCCGCGCCTCCCGGTACGGCAAGGGCAGCGGCGACGACTACCTCAACAGCCCCATGACCCGGGAGGAGTACGAGGCCTTCTGGAAGGCGCTGGTCGAGGCGGAGAAGCACGTGCCCCACGACTTCGAGCAGGGCTTGTTCTTCGAGGGCTGCCTGCCCATCGAGGAAATGGCGCGGCGCGGTCCCGACACCCTGCGCTACGGGCCGCTGAAGCCGGTGGGCCTGGTCGACCCGCGGACGGGTCGGGAACCCTACGCCGTGGTCCAGCTGCGGCGTGACAACCGGTACGGCACGCTGTACAACCTGGTGGGGTTCCAGACCAGCCTCAAGTGGGGCGAGCAGAAGCGGGTCTTCCGCATGATCCCGGGCCTGGAGAACGCCGAGTTCGCCCGCTACGGGGTCATGCACCGCAACACCTTCATCTGCTCGCCCAAGATCCTGCACCCCACCATGCAGACCCGGAAGCGGCCCGACCTGTTCTTCGCCGGGCAGATCACGGGTGTCGAGGGGTACATCGAGTCGGCGGCCACGGGTATCGTGGCAGGGATCAACGCCGCCCGCCTGGTCCGCGGGGAGGAGCCGGTGGCCTTCCCGCCGGAGACGGCCCATGGCGCCCTGACCCGGTACATCACCGAGGCCCATCCCGACCACTTCCAGCCGATGAACATCGCCTTCGGCCTGCTGCCGCCGCTGGAGCGGCGGGTGCGGGATCCGCGGCGCCGCAAGCTGCTCATGGCCGAGCGGGCCCTGGCGGCCCTGGAACGGTTTGCCCCAGCCCGCCTGCCCGAGACGGCGCCGGGGGCGGTGCCGGCCGCCGTCGCGGCGACGGGGGCCGAGCCGGAGCGGGCGGCGGACCCGGATGCGGCGGTGGAACCAGCCGGGGCGGCCGATGCCACGTCGGCCTCGGCGGCCCGTGGGGCAACGGACCCGGCCGCCACGGACCACCGGCCGGCTCGGAACCGGGGCCCGGCCACGCCGGAACCCGTTTCGGGGCGGTGA
- a CDS encoding tyrosine recombinase encodes MSARGAPQPEGPGRPEAGGPPAADVVEAYLDHLRLERGLAVRTLEAYAADLAGWLDFLGLEPPVDAATLGRVTGRDLRRWLAQLDQRGLQRSTVARKLAAVRGLFRFAVREGWIPASPAARLGTPRVRRRLPRVYTPEEARALLEAAGAGTGPAALRNRALLELLYGCGLRVGELSGLDLDDVDWEGGWLRVYGKGGKERILPLAGPVAAALRAYVEDGRPHLAAARGSRPCPPGDRQAVFLNRWGGRLSPRSIQAIVRKAGAVVARLEAHPHLLRHTFATHLLDGGAGLRAVQELLGHASLAATQIYTHVSRARLWAVYRQAHPRARRSPDHASP; translated from the coding sequence GTGAGCGCCCGCGGCGCGCCTCAACCGGAAGGACCCGGCCGCCCGGAGGCCGGCGGCCCCCCGGCGGCCGACGTGGTGGAAGCCTACCTCGATCACCTGCGGCTGGAGCGCGGGCTGGCTGTGCGGACCCTGGAGGCGTATGCCGCCGACCTGGCGGGCTGGCTCGACTTCCTGGGCCTCGAGCCACCGGTGGACGCCGCCACGCTGGGCCGGGTCACGGGCCGTGACCTCCGCCGCTGGCTCGCCCAACTGGACCAACGCGGCCTCCAGCGCAGCACAGTGGCCCGCAAGCTGGCGGCGGTGCGGGGGCTGTTTCGCTTCGCCGTCCGGGAGGGGTGGATCCCCGCCAGTCCCGCGGCCCGCCTGGGGACGCCCCGCGTCCGCCGCCGGTTGCCCCGGGTCTACACCCCGGAGGAGGCGCGGGCGCTCCTGGAGGCAGCGGGGGCCGGGACGGGGCCGGCGGCCTTGCGGAACCGGGCCCTGTTGGAACTGCTCTACGGCTGTGGCCTGCGGGTCGGCGAGCTCAGCGGCCTCGATCTGGACGACGTGGACTGGGAGGGAGGGTGGCTGCGGGTGTACGGCAAGGGGGGCAAGGAGCGGATCCTGCCCCTGGCCGGGCCCGTGGCCGCGGCCTTGCGGGCGTACGTGGAGGACGGCCGGCCGCACCTGGCCGCCGCCCGCGGTTCCCGGCCCTGCCCGCCCGGCGACCGGCAGGCCGTGTTCCTCAACCGGTGGGGCGGCCGCCTGTCCCCCCGCAGCATCCAGGCCATCGTCCGGAAGGCCGGGGCGGTGGTGGCGCGGCTTGAGGCCCATCCCCACCTGCTGCGCCATACCTTCGCCACGCACCTGCTGGACGGCGGCGCCGGCCTGCGGGCGGTCCAGGAGCTCTTGGGACACGCCAGCCTGGCGGCGACCCAGATCTACACCCACGTCTCCCGGGCGCGACTCTGGGCGGTGTACCGGCAGGCCCACCCCCGGGCAAGGCGGTCGCCGGACCACGCGTCGCCTTGA
- the hslV gene encoding ATP-dependent protease subunit HslV, producing the protein MAQGPVRFHGTTVLAVRRDGKVAMAGDGQVTMEQHMVMKHRARKVRRLYHGRVLAGFAGSVADAVALMERFEAKLEEHAGQLVRAAVELAKDWRTDRLLRRLEAVMVVADADHVLLVSGSGEVLEPDDGIVAVGSGAGFALAAARALARHTNLDAAAICREAMRIAAELCVYTNDQLIVEEL; encoded by the coding sequence ATGGCGCAGGGACCGGTCCGTTTCCACGGCACGACCGTCCTGGCGGTGCGCCGGGACGGCAAGGTGGCCATGGCCGGGGACGGCCAGGTCACCATGGAGCAACACATGGTGATGAAGCACCGGGCTCGCAAGGTGCGGCGGCTCTACCACGGCCGGGTGCTGGCCGGCTTTGCGGGCAGCGTCGCCGATGCCGTCGCCCTGATGGAACGCTTCGAGGCCAAGCTGGAGGAGCACGCCGGCCAGCTGGTCCGGGCGGCGGTGGAACTGGCCAAGGACTGGCGCACCGACCGGCTGCTGCGGCGGCTGGAAGCCGTCATGGTGGTGGCCGACGCCGACCACGTGCTCTTGGTGTCCGGGTCGGGTGAGGTGCTGGAGCCCGATGACGGCATCGTGGCGGTGGGATCCGGCGCGGGCTTCGCCCTGGCGGCCGCCCGGGCCCTGGCGCGGCACACCAACCTGGACGCCGCCGCCATCTGCCGCGAGGCGATGCGGATCGCCGCCGAGCTCTGCGTATACACCAACGATCAGCTCATCGTCGAGGAACTGTGA
- the hslU gene encoding ATP-dependent protease ATPase subunit HslU encodes MEQGAAPGGATAPGGAWEPDRLTPRQIVAELDRYIVGQAAAKRAVAIALRNRWRRQQLPPQLRDEVAPKNILMIGPTGVGKTEIARRLARLTGAPFIKVEATKFTEVGYVGRDVESIIRDLVETAIRMVKAERMATVQDRARAAADERLLDVLVPPPRRRAQRFSSPWEMLLGSLGAAPSPAEPVRPEEEEDWRRRRQEVAARLRAGELEDQVVEIEVEDQTPPMVDILGGPGLEEMTLNVQDLLKDWLPRRKRRRRLPVREAREVLAQEEAQKLIDMDQVVAEAVRRTEQAGIVFIDEIDKIAGRERGHGPDVSREGVQRDILPIVEGSTVMTRHGPVRTDHILFIAAGAFHVAKPSDLIPELQGRFPIRVELQPLTREDFKRILTEPDNALLRQYQALLATDGVELEFTPDAVDELAAMAARANEQAENIGARRLHTLLERVLEPLAFDAPDALQGKVVVDAAFVRQRLEGVLKDQDLSRYIL; translated from the coding sequence GTGGAACAGGGGGCCGCGCCGGGCGGGGCCACCGCGCCGGGCGGGGCGTGGGAGCCCGACCGGCTGACGCCGCGCCAGATCGTGGCGGAGCTGGACCGGTACATCGTGGGCCAGGCCGCGGCGAAGCGGGCCGTCGCCATCGCCCTGCGCAACCGCTGGCGCCGCCAGCAGCTGCCGCCCCAGCTGCGGGACGAGGTGGCGCCGAAGAACATCCTGATGATCGGCCCCACGGGGGTGGGCAAGACGGAGATCGCCCGCCGCCTGGCCCGCCTGACGGGCGCGCCCTTCATCAAGGTGGAGGCGACCAAGTTCACCGAGGTGGGCTACGTCGGCCGGGATGTGGAGTCCATCATCCGCGATCTGGTGGAGACGGCCATCCGCATGGTGAAGGCCGAGCGCATGGCCACGGTGCAGGACCGGGCGCGGGCTGCCGCCGACGAGCGGCTGCTGGACGTCCTGGTACCGCCTCCCCGCCGGCGGGCCCAGCGCTTCTCGTCGCCCTGGGAGATGCTGCTGGGCTCCCTGGGGGCGGCCCCGTCGCCGGCGGAGCCGGTTCGTCCGGAAGAGGAGGAGGACTGGCGGCGGCGGCGCCAGGAGGTCGCCGCCCGCCTGCGGGCCGGGGAGCTGGAAGACCAGGTGGTGGAGATCGAGGTCGAGGACCAGACCCCGCCCATGGTGGACATCCTGGGCGGTCCGGGCCTCGAGGAGATGACCCTCAACGTCCAGGACCTGCTCAAAGACTGGCTGCCCCGGCGCAAGCGGCGGCGCCGGCTGCCGGTGCGGGAGGCCCGGGAGGTGCTGGCCCAGGAGGAAGCCCAGAAGCTCATCGACATGGACCAGGTGGTGGCCGAGGCCGTCCGCCGCACCGAGCAGGCGGGGATCGTCTTCATCGACGAGATCGACAAGATCGCCGGCCGGGAGCGGGGCCACGGCCCCGACGTCTCCCGCGAGGGCGTGCAGCGGGACATCCTGCCCATCGTCGAGGGGTCCACGGTCATGACCCGGCACGGGCCGGTGCGGACCGACCACATCCTCTTCATCGCGGCGGGGGCGTTCCACGTCGCCAAGCCTTCGGACCTGATCCCCGAGTTGCAGGGCCGCTTCCCCATCCGGGTGGAGCTGCAGCCCCTGACCCGCGAGGACTTCAAGCGCATCCTGACCGAACCCGACAACGCCCTGCTGCGCCAGTACCAGGCGCTGCTGGCCACCGACGGCGTGGAGCTGGAGTTCACGCCCGACGCCGTCGACGAGCTGGCCGCCATGGCGGCCCGGGCCAACGAGCAGGCGGAGAACATCGGCGCCCGCCGGCTCCACACCCTGCTGGAACGGGTGCTGGAGCCGCTGGCCTTCGACGCCCCCGATGCCCTGCAGGGCAAGGTGGTGGTCGACGCCGCCTTCGTCCGGCAGCGGTTGGAAGGGGTCCTCAAGGACCAGGACCTCAGCCGCTACATCCTCTAG
- a CDS encoding flagellar basal body rod protein FlgB → MWGAINDRLAAGLEVLALRQRLLAQNVANADTPGYKRYDVDFARALEERLGPPATGAGTGGAPAGGPAGAPATAPGGRLALAITHPRHLSGRAGTGDPARAVYRETVTALRNDGNNVDLDAEMARLAETGLYYQALVRQLSDRIALLRTVIAEGRR, encoded by the coding sequence ATGTGGGGGGCCATCAACGATCGCCTGGCGGCCGGTCTCGAGGTGCTGGCCCTGCGCCAGCGCCTGCTGGCCCAGAACGTGGCCAACGCCGACACGCCGGGTTACAAGCGGTACGACGTGGACTTCGCCCGCGCCCTGGAGGAGCGGCTCGGTCCGCCCGCGACCGGTGCGGGGACCGGCGGCGCGCCAGCCGGTGGCCCGGCCGGGGCGCCGGCCACCGCGCCGGGTGGCCGGCTGGCCCTGGCCATCACCCATCCAAGGCACCTGAGCGGCAGGGCGGGGACGGGCGATCCCGCCCGGGCGGTCTACCGCGAGACGGTCACCGCCCTGCGCAACGACGGCAACAACGTGGACCTGGACGCCGAGATGGCCCGCCTGGCGGAAACCGGCCTGTACTACCAGGCCCTGGTCCGCCAGCTCTCCGACCGCATCGCGCTGCTGCGGACGGTCATCGCCGAGGGGAGGCGGTAA
- the flgC gene encoding flagellar basal body rod protein FlgC, which yields MLGGVFNTFDIAASGMTAQRLRLDLIASNLANVDTTRTAQGGPYRRLVPVFQERVRPFAEVLRERAAGFGGMSGSAGGVSGAAGWQTGGPAGGAGPALGGPALAGVQVAAVVADPSPPRLVYDPGHPDAGPDGYVAYPNVDPLMEMVNLLAATRAYEANVAVFSAARTLALRALEIGRG from the coding sequence GTGCTGGGCGGCGTCTTCAACACCTTCGACATCGCGGCCAGTGGCATGACGGCCCAGCGGCTGCGGCTCGACCTGATCGCCAGCAACCTGGCCAATGTGGATACGACCCGCACCGCCCAGGGCGGGCCGTACCGGCGCCTGGTGCCGGTCTTCCAGGAGCGGGTGCGGCCCTTCGCCGAGGTGCTCCGAGAGCGGGCAGCAGGTTTCGGGGGGATGTCGGGCAGCGCCGGCGGGGTCTCCGGGGCGGCGGGCTGGCAGACGGGAGGGCCGGCGGGGGGCGCCGGTCCGGCCCTGGGCGGGCCGGCTCTCGCCGGAGTCCAGGTGGCGGCGGTGGTCGCCGACCCCTCCCCGCCGCGGCTGGTGTACGACCCCGGTCATCCCGACGCGGGACCGGACGGGTACGTGGCCTACCCCAATGTGGACCCGCTGATGGAGATGGTCAACCTGCTGGCGGCCACCCGGGCCTACGAGGCGAACGTCGCGGTGTTCAGTGCCGCCCGGACCCTGGCCCTGCGGGCCCTGGAGATCGGCCGCGGCTGA